One window of the Perca fluviatilis chromosome 5, GENO_Pfluv_1.0, whole genome shotgun sequence genome contains the following:
- the casz1 gene encoding LOW QUALITY PROTEIN: zinc finger protein castor homolog 1 (The sequence of the model RefSeq protein was modified relative to this genomic sequence to represent the inferred CDS: inserted 1 base in 1 codon) — protein MPCFVERILPGQEGEVRQSAEGGLLPAERSLCTETTSGKPKMAAKRKGGLKLNAICAKLSRQVVFDSSSQNAEGDQSVAENSERGSSNYDDTETNFPESLNLSQSLEEDQKRREAIEKWVNGEYGDEPPAPDDEQEHELKVSNGEDDPPEGVYMVQPTGCSDDEDNAEEGEPVAGSQEDSYHDDKEAEVRPSKDNTYFPPSEAQSRQAPFSSTGEASALRDYAANTMNEFLGMFGYDDQQVRDELTKKISFEKLKAATSDPSSLSSEEASRRARFSKYEEYIRKLKAGETLPWPMHASPPKPDDLNPKLAQDKSATILRQVRKKKKNQKKKEGLKKRXKRPSKYDLENVKFLHLFKPGEGNPDMGGAIAFKTCKVGRPSKYDIRTIQKLMPGNPEASLMPNILATAPGNPGAPGVPTVSTAGASIAPGLTIDQTGHLSFNAADYLKSSFSKTDSITTGTVSSVKNGLPPDKPASDDINLYQKYIARFSGSQHCGHVHCAYQYREHYHCMDPECNYQRFTSKQDVIRHYNMHKKRDNSLQHGFMRFSPLDDCSVYYHGCHLNGKSTHYHCMQVGCSKVYTSTSDVMTHENFHKKNAQLINDGFQRFRATEDCGTVGCQFYGQKTTHFHCRRPGCTFTFKNKCDIEKHKSYHIKDDAYAKDGFKKFYKYEECKYEGCVYSKATNHFHCIRSGCGFTFTSTSQMTSHKRKHERRHIRSSGVMGLSSAYLAPKDEPEESSNDDLMDFSTISSKNSSLSASPTTQQSTTVSHLLATPTTAVSSSSTSVHTLKATSSLPSAGQRMSSLLSQALPSNMPVALALSNNALAGSNPFFPLIPRMPLQPPPPAASLISAISSGTHSMPTDSLTQGCSTLGADGAMASTPTSFATSSIMEKISASKGLISPMMARLAAAALKPSNNQNTGNGQPASASQFNLVQVKQEPMDNSGASQESTQEHSLDLSKKDHSNESNGHPVPGNTSLLSSLMNKMSQVNPALFSAMNLKTELEASQGSNSSEAAQYLNRVLKRPLPEKPTEIWRTYLRRFDTDDFCEAQCDFLQKVHFHCLVEDCGALFSTVDGAIKHANFHLRATLKVKSEPQFGEGKDSSEGASLQPAAPVSMANNPSMDVAHLTSSGGYSSPPPSLLAWKQLTGSIPQMSASMPNLPANSPLATTSLENAKPQVKPGFLQFQENDPCLATDCKYSNKFHFHCLFGNCKYVCKTSGKAESHCLDHINPSNNLVNVRDQFSYYSLQCLCPNQHCEFRMRGHYHCLRPGCYFVTNITTKLPWHVKKHEKADRRAANGFKYFTKREECGRLGCKYNQVNSHFHCIRDGCQFSFLLKHQMTSHARKHMRRMLGKNFDRVPSQVMPLGQRADASSMIGTHPGMNSSFSSTMMEETDDYMDYMGGGGSPLGLSSESSNQDRSCTSTPVGNDGSPAGQGWLATTSAPTTPADTSATQNAPPYSPPPPPPPPPPPPPPSTLQPGLQSQAPSLSPALLRPPLSSLPYLLSPSCLSYSLLSASLGATRSVVMPTNTPAFSPIIATPSPVKNDVPIVQDAAGNTISIPTATGAKKRFWIIEDMSPFGKRRKTASSRKMLDEGMMLEGFRRYDLYENCKDSGCQFSLKVTHYHCTRENCGYKFCGRTHMYKHAQHHDRVDNLVLDDFKRFKSSLSCNFPDCQFSGNSTHFHCLRCGFRCTDSTKVTAHRKHHGKQDVISAAGFCQFSSSVDCEVPDCKYKLKCSHFHCTFPECKHTVVGMSQMDSHKRKHEKQERGELPSVSPKQEGMHHLGGSVSAVPSGSMGLSTSSPSGLYGLSRSIDSSAPSMLYPTDGIGSEYNHLYPQSSISLDGSLNLGTDTSSSLFFLKNAAGLGLSDSLDLSKKMHHNAARSSHNPSAQLGLPAAQDDTTGTSGEAEDDLSPEEEVQAEEEEEEEEEEEEEEEEEADLNSDSNDDSMAEPDGEKDNGESFDASVNHTDSSRLEKQDVDP, from the exons CTGAAAGGAGTTTATGCACTGAAACGACCTCAGGAAAACCCAAGATGGCCGCCAAAAGGAAAGGTGGCTTAAAACTCAATGCTATCTGTGCCAAGCTGAGCCGCCAGGTGGTGTTCGACAGtagctcccagaatgcagagggAGACCAGAGTGTAGCAGAAAACAGTGAGCGTGGCAGTTCTAACTACGATGACACTGAGACCAACTTCCCAGAGAGCCTTAACCTCAGTCAGAGCCTAGAGGAGGACCAGAAGAGACGCGAGGCCATTGAGAAGTGGGTCAACGGCGAGTACGGCGATGAACCGCCAGCTCCCGATGATGAACAGGAGCATGAACTCAAAGTCAGCAATGGCGAAGATGACCCTCCTGAGGGCGTGTACATGGTACAGCCCACAGGCTGCAGCGATGACGAAGACAACGCAGAGGAGGGCGAGCCAGTGGCAGGCTCTCAGGAGGACAGTTACCATGACGACAAAGAAGCTGAAGTCAGGCCTTCAAAAGACAACACCTACTTCCCACCAAGCGAGGCCCAAAGTCGCCAAGCACCTTTCTCCTCTACAG GAGAAGCATCTGCCCTGCGAGACTATGCAGCCAACACCATGAATGAATTTTTGGGAATGTTCGGTTATGATGACCAGCAGGTAAGGGATGAGCTGACCAAGAAGATCAGCTTTGAGAAGCTCAAAGCTGCTACCTCAGACCCCTCATCCCTCAGCAGTGAGGAGGCCTCACGCCGTGCTCGCTTCTCCAAGTACGAAGAGTACATTCGCAAGCTAAAAGCTGGGGAGACCCTACCTTGGCCCATGCATGCTTCCCCACCCAAACCAGACGACCTCAACCCAAAACTGGCCCAAGACAAGAGCGCTACCATACTCAGacaggtgagaaaaaaaaaaaaaaaccaaaaaaaaaaggaaggtttAAAAAAGA GAAAGCGACCCTCCAAGTACGACCTGGAGAACGTCAAGTTTCTGCACCTTTTCAAGCCTGGTGAGGGCAACCCTGACATGGGCGGTGCCATCGCCTTTAAGACTTGCAAAGTGGGCCGCCCTTCGAAGTATGACATCAGAACAATTCAGAAGCTAATGCCAGGAAATCCTGAGGCCTCATTGATGCCCAATATCCTCGCTACAGCACCAGGAAACCCAGGAGCTCCTGGTGTCCCCACCGTGAGCACAGCTGGGGCCAGCATCGCCCCAGGGCTGACAATAGACCAGACAGGACACTTAAGCTTCAATGCCGCCGACTACCTGAAGTCCAGCTTTTCCAAGACTGACTCCATCACCACGGGCACTGTGTCCTCCGTTAA GAATGGCCTGCCACCAGATAAACCCGCCAGCGACGACATCAACCTCTACCAGAAATATATTGCCAG ATTCTCTGGAAGTCAACACTGTGGACACGTGCATTGTGCCTACCAGTACAGAGAGCATTACCACTGCATGGACCCTGAGTGTAACTACCAG AGGTTTACCAGTAAGCAGGATGTAATCAGGCACTACAACATGCACAAGAAGAGGGACAACTCGCTGCAGCATGGCTTCATGCGCTTCAGCCCTCTGGACGACTGCAGTGTCTACTACCATGGCTGCCACCTCAATGGAAAAAGCACCCATTACCACTGCATGCAG GTGGGCTGCAGCAAGGTGTACACTAGCACCTCAGACGTCATGACCCATGAAAACTTCCATAAAAAGAATGCCCAGCTGATCAACGATGGCTTCCAGAGATTTCGTGCCACTGAGGACTGTGGCACAGTCGGGTGTCAATTCTATGGGCAGAAGACTACACACTTTCACTGCAG GCGCCCAGGATGCACATTCACCTTCAAGAACAAGTGTGACATTGAGAAGCACAAGAGCTACCACATCAAGGATGATGCATATGCCAAAGATGGCTTTAAGAAGTTCTATAAGTATGAGGAGTGCAAGTACGAGGGCTGTGTGTACAGCAAAGCTACAAACCACTTCCACTGCATCCGCTCAGGGTGCGGCTTCACCTTTACCTCCACTAGCCAGATGACCTCCCACAAGCGCAAACACGAGCGCCGGCACATCCGCTCCTCTGGGGTCATGGGCCTCTCTTCCGCCTACCTGGCGCCAAAGGATGAGCCAGAGGAATCGAGCAATGACGACCTGATGGACTTCTCGACCATCAGCAGCAAGAACTCCAGCCTGAGTGCCTCACCTACAACCCAGCAGTCCACCACTGTATCGCACCTGTTGGCTACGCCTACCACtgctgtctcctcctcctctacatCGGTCCACACCCTCAAAGCCACATCCTCGCTGCCCAGCGCAGGCCAGCGAATGTCCAGCCTGCTGTCCCAGGCCCTGCCTAGCAACATGCCCGTGGCCCTTGCTCTTTCTAACAATGCCCTGGCCGGCTCCAACCCGTTCTTCCCCCTAATACCCAGGATGCCTCTTCAACCACCTCCGCCAGCCGCTAGCCTGATATCTGCTATATCTTCCGGGACCCACTCCATGCCCACCGACTCACTGACCCAAGGTTGCTCCACATTGGGTGCAGATGGAGCCATGGCCTCTACCCCAACGTCCTTCGCCACCTCCTCCATCATGGAGAAGATCTCGGCAAGCAAAGGTCTGATATCACCCATGATGGCCAGACTGGCAGCTGCTGCCCTGAAGCCCTCCAACAACCAAAACACAG GGAATGGGCAGCCGGCTTCAGCCAGCCAGTTCAATCTGGTTCAAGTGAAGCAGGAGCCAATGGACAACTCTGGGGCCTCCCAAGAATCCACGCAGGAGCACAGCCTGGACCTGAGCAAGAAAGACCACAG TAATGAATCAAACGGACACCCTGTACCAGGGAATACATCTCTTTTATCCTCGCTTATGAATAAG ATGTCACAGGTGAACCCTGCCCTGTTCAGCGCCATGAACCTGAAGACAGAGCTGGAGGCAAGCCAGGGCAGCAACAGCTCGGAGGCAGCACAGTATCTGAACAGAGTGCTGAAGAGGCCCCTGCCAGAAAAACCCACTGAGATCTGGAGGACATACCTCCGCAG GTTTGACACAGATGACTTCTGTGAGGCTCAGTGCGACTTCCTTCAGAAAGTGCACTTTCACTGCCTGGTAGAGGACTGTGGTGCACTCTTCAGCACTGTGGATGGGGCCATAAAACATGCTAA CTTCCACCTCCGTGCCACCTTGAAAGTGAAGTCTGAGCCTCAGTTTGGTGAGGGCAAGGACTCCAGTGAGGGAGCCTCGCTGCAGCCTGCTGCCCCCGTCTCTATGGCCAACAATCCCTCCATGGATGTGGCCCACCTCACCTCCTCTGGTGGCTAcagctctcctcctccctccctgctGGCCTGGAAGCAGCTGACCGGCAGCATCCCTCAGATGTCGGCCTCGATGCCCAACCTGCCGGCCAACTCCCCCCTGGCCACTACCTCTCTTGAGAATGCTAAACCTCAAGTCAAACCTGGTTTCCTGCAGTTTCAGGAAAA TGATCCCTGTTTGGCTACTGACTGTAAGTACTCAAACAAGTTCCACTTCCACTGCTTGTTTGGAAATTGCAAGTATGTGTGCAAGACGTCTGGCAAGGCCGAGTCCCACTGTTTGGACCACATCAACCCCAGCAACAACCTGGTCAATGTGCGTGACCAGTTTTCCTACTACTCTCTCCAGTGTCTCTGTCCCAACCAG CACTGCGAGTTCAGAATGAGGGGCCACTATCACTGTCTGCGGCCTGGCTGCTACTTTGTCACTAACATCACCACCAAGCTGCCATGGCACGTCAAGAAGCACGAGAAGGCAGATCGCCGTGCCGCCAATGGCTTCAAATATTTCACCAAGAGGGAGGAGTGTGGGAGGCtgg GTTGTAAGTATAACCAAGTCAACAGCCACTTCCACTGCATCCGCGACGGTTGCCAGTTCTCCTTCCTACTCAAGCACCAGATGACCTCACATGCTCGCAAACACATGAGGCGGATGCTGGGGAAGAATTTTGACAGAGTCCCGTCCcag GTGATGCCACTTGGACAGAGGGCAGATGCATCCAGCATGATAGGGACCCACCCTGGTATGAACTCCAGCTTCTCCTCCACCATGATGGAGGAGACTGATGATTACATGGACTACATGGGAGGAGGGGGCAGCCCCTTGGGCCTCTCCTCCGAGTCCTCCAACCAGGACCGGAGCTGCACCAGCACACCTGTAGGCAACGATGGTTCTCCAGCAG GACAAGGCTGGCTCGCCACCACTTCTGCTCCTACTACACCTGCTGACACTAGCGCTACCCAAAATGCACCTCCTtattcccctcctcctcctccaccgccaccaccaccaccacctcctccctccACTCTTCAGCCTGGCCTTCAGTCCCAGGCCCCatccctctctcctgctctcctccgaCCTCCTCTCTCCTCACTCCCAtacctcctctctccatcctgtCTGTCATACTCTCTGCTCAGCGCCTCTCTGGGAGCCACTCGGAGTGTTGTCATGCCAACCAACACACCAGCTTTCAGCCCCATCATTGCCACTCCGTCTCCGGTTAAAAATGACGTCCCTATAGTGCAGGATGCTGCAG GCAACACCATTTCCATTCCCACGGCCACTGGTGCAAAGAAGCGCTTCTGGATCATCGAGGACATGTCACCATTCGGCAAGCGCCGCAAGACTGCATCGTCACGGAAGATGCTGGATGAGGGGATGATGCTGGAGGGCTTCAGGCGCTATGACCTCTACGAGAACTGCAAGGACTCAGGCTGCCAGTTTTCTCTGAAGGTCACCCACTATCACTGCACACGTGAGAACTGTGGCTACAAGTTCTGCGGCCGCACCCACATGTACAAGCATGCGCAGCACCACGACCGCGTGGACAACCTGGTCCTGGACGACTTCAAGCGCTTCAAATCGTCACTCAGCTGCAACTTCCCTGACTGCCAGTTTTCGGGCAACAGCACCCACTTCCACTGTCTGCGCTGCGGCTTCCGCTGCACCGACAGCACCAAGGTGACGGCCCACCGCAAACACCACGGCAAGCAAGATGTGATCAGCGCCGCTGGCTTCTGCCAGTTCAGCTCCAGTGTTGATTGCGAGGTTCCCGACTGCAAATATAAGCTCAAGTGCTCGCACTTCCACTGCACCTTCCCTGAGTGTAAGCACACGGTGGTGGGCATGTCCCAGATGGACTCCCACAAGAGAAAGCACGAGAAGCAGGAGCGGGGTGAGCTGCCGTCTGTGTCGCCCAAACAGGAAGGGATGCACCACCTGGGAGGAAGTGTGTCTGCGGTCCCTTCCGGCTCTATGGGTCTTTCTACTTCCTCACCTAGTGGCCTCTACGGGTTGTCCCGCAGCATTGACAGCAGTGCTCCCTCCATGCTCTACCCGACAGACGGCATCGGGTCCGAGTATAACCACCTGTACCCACAGTCCTCCATCAGCCTGGACGGCTCCCTCAACCTGGGCACCGACACCAGCAGCTCCCTGTTCTTCCTGAAGAATGCAGCCGGTCTGGGGCTCAGCGACTCACTGGACCTCAGCAAGAAAATGCACCACAACGCAGCGCGATCTAGCCACAACCCATCAGCCCAGCTGGGTCTGCCAGCAGCTCAGGACGACACCACAGGAACATCTGGAGAGGCTGAAGATGACCTGTCGCCAGAGGAGGAGGTgcaggcagaggaggaggaggaagaagaagaggaggaggaggaagaagaagaggaggaggcggaCCTTAACAGTGACTCTAATGATGATTCAATGGCAGAGCCTGATGGTGAAAAGGACAATGGCGAGAGTTTTGATGCTTCCGTTAACCACACTGATTCTTCCCGACTGGAAAAGCAAGACGTTGAcccataa